GATCGATGAAAAACCGGATCGCCGCCGCCGCGCTCGCCCTTGCCTTTGCGGGCATCGCGTTTTTCCTGTTCCAGCGGCAGGTGGGCGAAGTGTACTTGAAGAGCGGCAAACGCCTCCACGAAGGAAACAATCCCGGCGCGGCGGAACTGCTGCGCCCGGCATCACGGTACGCGTGCGCCAACCCCGCGGCGCATCGCTTCCTGGCCGCCGCCCTGCAAAAAGAGGCGATGGCGGCCTCCGGCTCCGATGCGCGGCTGCCGCTGATCGAAGGGGAAGCGGCCCTTAAAAACGCGCTCGCCATCCGCGCCGATGGCGCCGCCCTGATGCTGCTGGGACAAAACCGGGCGCTGGATGGAAGGTTCGACGACGCGCTGGAGGCTTACAACGCCGCCTTTTTCCTGTCACAAAAAGCGGCCGACGCCGAGGGATGGAACGATCTGCGCCAGTACCAGCCCGCGGCCGCGCGCGCCGCCTTCGGGCGGGGAGCGCTCGGCCCCCCCCTCATCATTGCGTATAACCACTTTTCCGGTTACGCGCCGTTCGCCCCGAAAAACGCCGTCACGGAACTGCTGGAATCATTCTTTAAAACCGTGCCGCCGGAACGGTGGCGGGGGGCCGCCATCGATAGAGACGGGCCGGCGCTGAAAACGCCGTTCGCCGCGCGCGACGCCGGCCGGAAGCGCGAGATAATCGACGCGCTGCGGCGGGAAAACTTTGGCTTTCTGGCCGATTATCTGGAGGGGGCGTGACCATCATCCGGCTGCGCGAATGGCTGCTCAAAGGGCTGTTGCTCCTGTCACCCATCGCCTATGTGCCGTGGGCGGACGAGCCATACCGCGCCTTCCGCGAAGAGCTGTTCCAACTGGCGGGAGCGGGAGTATTGCTGCTCTGGCTCCACGGGCGCATCACCCGCGAAGAAGGAGGTTCCCTCTCCCCGCACGGCCTCACAACCGATTTCATCCTGTTCGTCTGCGGCGCGGCGGCGCTGCTCCTGTCGCTGTCGCTGAACGGCGGCAGTCCTTCCGCCGTCATTAACGTGGCTCTGGGGGGCATCCTGTTCCTCGCCTTTTGCAACGCCATCACGGCGGAAACCGCATTTGAATGGACGAAGCGGTTCATCATTGCCGCGGTGTTCAACGGCGTGCTGGGCATCGCGCAATACGCCGGGTACGACCCGTTCTTCCAGAGCCTCGATCCCGCGTTTCACAATATTTACCGCCGCTATCTGGTAGCCGGCTTCATGGACAGCCCGAACATGCTGGCCCCTTTTCTCGCCTCGTTCGTGCCGCTGGCCTACGCCTTTTTCATGCTTGGCTCCACACGGCGCGATACCGTGGCATGGACATTGCGGGGCATTTTTCTGCTTGCGCCGATAGCCTTCACGCAAAACCTCGGCGCCCTTCTGGCGCTTGGCGCGGTGCTGGGGGCGATGCTTTTGTACTTCACCCTGCGCCGTCCGGCGGAGGGGAATAAAGCGGCCGCGCCCAAGCTGGCGGCAAGCTGGGCGATGGCGCTGCTGCTTATCGCCGTGGCGGCAACCGCCTATGCCCGGCAGGACGATACCACCAAACTGCTCAAGCGGCATTCGATGGACGAACGGCGGATGCAGAATGAAGCCTGCCTGATGATGTTCCGGGGCGCGCCGCTTATCGGCAAGGGGCCGGGCTTTTTTTACGCGCACTTCGAGGAATACCGCCGCGCCGTCTGGTTCGACGCCCCTCCCCTGCGCCTGCCGGACCGCCCCGCGCACCAGGCGCACAACGACTATCTCCAGCTTCTGGCCGAAGGGGGGCTGTTGGCGGCGCTCCCCTTTGGCCTCCTGCTGCTTCTATGGATGTACCGCCACGGCGCGGCGCTTCTCCGCCGCGGCCGCCACCCCCTCCCGCGCCCGAACGCGCCGCTGCTGCCCGGCGCCATCGGCGGTTTTTGGGTGATCGCGCTCAACGGGGCGGGGAACTTCCCCTTCCACATCGCGCCGCTTGCCGTTACCGCGCTCTTCTGGGCGGCGGTGGCGGCGGTACTGATGAAAGCGCACTCCCCAAATGACAAGGGATCGACGGCATCCTGAGTCTGCTTCATATCATTGTAAGCGAAAGCTTTGTCATTCTGAGCGCAGCGAAGAATCTATTTCCGGAAAGAGATCCTTCGGTCGCCAACGCTCCCTCAGGATGACCGGAGTTTTGGAACAAATTGTTTTCACCAGGAAGAGATGGGCTAAAATGCACCCATGAGGGAAAAAGACGATGTTCGGCAATCCGCCGGGATAAAGCGCGGTGCGGAATCCGCAGGCCCGGTTTACCCTTCGCCGGCGAGGCTTTTATTCCTCGTCGTCACCTCGATATTTTCCGTCGAAATCGCCTACATGCTTTTTCTGCACAGGTTTCTGCCGCTCTCGCCTTTTCAGGAAGCATTGCTGGACGCCTCCACGCTTGTTTTGCTAGTCACGCCCGCGCTGTACTTCTTCATTTACCGCCCCTTCGTTATCCATATAGAGGAACACAAAAAATCCGGGGAAGCCCTGCGCGGAAGCGAAGAGCAGTTCAGGGGCATCTTCGATTATTCAAAGGTGGGCGTCAACGTGCTGGGCCCCGATTACAAATACATGAAGGTCAACAGGGCATTTTGCGACATGATCGGCTACTCCGAAAAGGAACTGCTGGCGCACGATTTCAAGGGAATCACCCATCCCGGCGACATCGAGCCAAATTTGGTTCTTTCTAAAAAACTGCGCGCCGGCGAAATCGATTTCTTCCACCTGGAAAAAAGATACATCCACAAAAACGGCGGCATCGTCTGGGGCGATCTCACCGCTTCATCGGTGCGGGCGGAAGACGGAACGCTGCGGTACGTAATCGCCATTATCCAGGATATAACCGAGCGCAAGGAGGCGGAGCAGGCCCTCCTTGAGGCGAAAGAAAAAGCTGAAGAAGCCACGCGGCTCAAGGACAAGTTCGTCGCGCTGGTATCGCACGACCTGAAAACCCCGCTGACCTCGATGATCGGATTTTTGAAATTGGTGCGGCATGACGGCGCCGAACCGTTAAATGAGGGCGCAAAACTGATATTGGACAGGGGAATAGAATCCGGCAGACAGATGGTCTCCCTCATCGACGACCTGTTGACCATCAGCAGGTTCAAAACAGGCCAACTGAAACTCAACAAACAGTTCTTCGACGCCAGATATCTGGGCGCGAAGATGGCCGCCGATTATTCCCACCTCGCCCGGCAAAAGGGAATTAAAATGGAAAATGCGATACCGGAAAACAGCCGCATTTACGGGGATAAGACGCTGCTGGCCGAGGCGGTCCAAAACCTCGTAACCAACGCCATAAAGTTCTGCTCAAGCGGCGACCGGATAACCATCTCCCTCGCGGCGGAAAGCCCGTCAACCGTTTGCGTCCGCGATACCGGCCCGGGCATCCAGCCGGATTTGCTTAAGCATATTTTCGATTACGATAAAAAAACCTCCACGCCGGGAACCGCCGGTGAAATCGGCACCGGTTTCGGCCTGCCGCTGGTCAAAGACATCATTGAGCTGCACGGAGGGGATCTGGAGGTCGACTGCACCCCCGGCAACGGGTGCCTCTTCTGCCTGAAGCTGCCGCACGTCAGCCCCAAAATCCTGCTGGTGGACGACGACAGGAATTTCCGGTATCTGCAAATACTCCTTCTGAAGGATATGAATGCCACCATCATCGAGGCGGAAAATGGGGAGGAAGCGCTGGATATGATGGCGGCCGTGCGCCCGCATTTGATCATCACCGACATCAAGATGCCGGTCATGGACGGGCTTGAACTTTTAAGAAATGTTAAAGGCCGTCCCGACATGGCGGATATTCCGGTGATCGCGGTCAGCGGCGAATTCGGCATGGAGATACGGGATACGGTCTTCAAACTGGGCGCGGATGATTTCATCACTAAAAAAATCGACAAGGTCGATTTCCTCCCGCGGGTCAGGCGGTTCATCGGATAAATTCATTTCCAAACCGCACGCCGAACCTGGAGATGGAGAGGATGTACCCGCTGATACTTTGGGGTCATGGACAAATTGTCATAACGCGTATAGCATAAATGGCTGACTTCCGAATTTCCGAGATTTCCGAGGGCAAAACATGGCGCAATCGATACCTTTGACCGGCAGTATCCCCATATCATCCAGTGGGGGGGCGGCGGACAATTCCCGCTTGGCCCGGCTGTTCGAGGCCCTCTCGGAAATTCTCGGCATCGCCGTCCTGCTCCTCGGAATTTCCGTCATCGCGGGATGGCTGTTCGACGTCACGTTCCTGAAAAGCATTCTTCCGGGTTTGCCGGCCATGAAGGTAAACCTCGCGGCCGGTTTCATTTTGCTTGCGGCATCGGTCTGGATGATCCAGATAAAAAGAATGCATAATCCGGCCTTCCGCCTGGCGGCGCGCCTCTGTTCCTCCACGGCCATTCTGATAGGGGTACTTACCCTCGTTGAATACCTTGCGGGATGGAACATCGGCATCGACCAACTGTTGATAACGGAAAGCCCCGGCGCGCTGTTTAACACGCATCCCGGACGGCCCTCCCCGCTGGCGGCGCTGAACCTGGTTTTGGCGGGTACGGCCATCCTGGCTGTCGACGCGCGGGCATGGCGCGGAATCCAGCCCGGCCATGCCGCGCTGCTGGTGGCCGGGGTAACGTCGCTGCTCACGTTCATCGGCCACATCAACGGCGTTCCCCATTTCCTCCATTTTATTCCCGAAAGCTCGGCGATAGCCTTTCACGCCACAATCGGCTTTCTGGCGCTGACGGCCGCCATCCTGTTTGCCCGCCCCGCCAACGGCCTCACCGCCATCCTGATAAGCGATAC
The Nitrospinota bacterium DNA segment above includes these coding regions:
- a CDS encoding O-antigen ligase family protein, with amino-acid sequence MTIIRLREWLLKGLLLLSPIAYVPWADEPYRAFREELFQLAGAGVLLLWLHGRITREEGGSLSPHGLTTDFILFVCGAAALLLSLSLNGGSPSAVINVALGGILFLAFCNAITAETAFEWTKRFIIAAVFNGVLGIAQYAGYDPFFQSLDPAFHNIYRRYLVAGFMDSPNMLAPFLASFVPLAYAFFMLGSTRRDTVAWTLRGIFLLAPIAFTQNLGALLALGAVLGAMLLYFTLRRPAEGNKAAAPKLAASWAMALLLIAVAATAYARQDDTTKLLKRHSMDERRMQNEACLMMFRGAPLIGKGPGFFYAHFEEYRRAVWFDAPPLRLPDRPAHQAHNDYLQLLAEGGLLAALPFGLLLLLWMYRHGAALLRRGRHPLPRPNAPLLPGAIGGFWVIALNGAGNFPFHIAPLAVTALFWAAVAAVLMKAHSPNDKGSTAS
- a CDS encoding PAS domain S-box protein — translated: MREKDDVRQSAGIKRGAESAGPVYPSPARLLFLVVTSIFSVEIAYMLFLHRFLPLSPFQEALLDASTLVLLVTPALYFFIYRPFVIHIEEHKKSGEALRGSEEQFRGIFDYSKVGVNVLGPDYKYMKVNRAFCDMIGYSEKELLAHDFKGITHPGDIEPNLVLSKKLRAGEIDFFHLEKRYIHKNGGIVWGDLTASSVRAEDGTLRYVIAIIQDITERKEAEQALLEAKEKAEEATRLKDKFVALVSHDLKTPLTSMIGFLKLVRHDGAEPLNEGAKLILDRGIESGRQMVSLIDDLLTISRFKTGQLKLNKQFFDARYLGAKMAADYSHLARQKGIKMENAIPENSRIYGDKTLLAEAVQNLVTNAIKFCSSGDRITISLAAESPSTVCVRDTGPGIQPDLLKHIFDYDKKTSTPGTAGEIGTGFGLPLVKDIIELHGGDLEVDCTPGNGCLFCLKLPHVSPKILLVDDDRNFRYLQILLLKDMNATIIEAENGEEALDMMAAVRPHLIITDIKMPVMDGLELLRNVKGRPDMADIPVIAVSGEFGMEIRDTVFKLGADDFITKKIDKVDFLPRVRRFIG